The Pseudomonas sp. S06B 330 genome contains the following window.
ACCTCGCTGCTGTTCGGTCCTTATGCCGGCTTCACCACCAAGTTCCTCAAGCACGGCTCGTTCCTCGACCTGCCGCTGTCGGTACGCATGGGCAACATCGGCCCGATGCTCGCCGTAGCGCGCGACAACATGGACCTGACCAAGTACCTGGTCAGCGAAGTGATGCAGTCGATGGAACAGCGCCTGGATTCCCTGCGCCGTTTCTACCCCGAGGCGAAAGCCGAGGACTGGCGCCTGGAAGTGGCCGGCCAACGTGTCCAGATCATCAAGAAAGACCCGAAAAAAGGCGGCATCCTGCAGTTCGGTACCGAACTGGTAGCGGCCAAGGACGGCACCCTCGCCGCCCTGCTGGGCGCCTCCCCAGGTGCATCGGTGACGGTCTCGATCATGCTTGATCTGATCGAACGCTGCTTCCCCGAGCAAACCAAGGGCGCTTGGGCTGCCAAACTCAAGGAAATTTTCCCGGCACGGGAAAAGGTCCTGGCCGCCGACGCTGCGCTGTATCACAAGATCAGCGCACACAACGACGAGGTCCTCGGCCTGGTCGAAAACAGCCCGGCGCAAAGCTACGCGTAACGCACCGGCATAAAAAAACGCCCTTCGGGGCGTTTTTTTATGCGCGCTGGCTAATCAGCCGCGGGCCTTGTCGATGATCTCAATGTACTCAGCGGCGTTACGCTGGTCCTTGATCACGTCGACGAAGGTTTGGCCGTGTTCGTCTTTACCGTCCAGGTCCAGGCCAGCCTCAACGAAGAAACCAACAAAACGCTCGAAGTCGTCGATGCGCAGGCCGCGATAGGCCTTGATCAGCTTATGCTGCGAAGGCGAAGTGGCATCCGCTGGTTCGAACTGCAGGAAGGATTTGACGTAGTCGTCGCTGATCTCGTCGCCAATCACTTGCTTCTTGTCTTTACGCATTACCGACTCCAACTGAACCATCACGGACATTTTCACGGGCCGGCAGTTTACCCCTGCCCGGCCCCGGCGCTCAACGCGCGCGTACCGCTCCGGTATGTAGATCGGCCCAGATGTGGCCGTTGCCGTAGCTGAGGAATTGCACATAGACGGTATCGTTGCGCAACAGATCGAGGATCACCCGGTACTGGCTCAGCGGGTAATTGAGGTTCAGGGTTTTGCTTTTGCCGTCAAACACCGGCTTTTTCAGGCTTTTGCTTTCGCCATCGAACGTGATCAGTACCTGGTTGGCGCTTGTGCCTTTACTCAAAGGCTTGCCCTTGAG
Protein-coding sequences here:
- a CDS encoding PA4642 family protein, giving the protein MRKDKKQVIGDEISDDYVKSFLQFEPADATSPSQHKLIKAYRGLRIDDFERFVGFFVEAGLDLDGKDEHGQTFVDVIKDQRNAAEYIEIIDKARG